One genomic region from Bacillus sp. SLBN-46 encodes:
- a CDS encoding 6-hydroxymethylpterin diphosphokinase MptE-like protein: MINVVKKSTSKILSSMVWTFRRRIKPAYINIRVGILSRNVKSLKGTHSGESCFIIGNGPSLTVQDLNRIKNQVSFSSNRINLLINQTDWKPYYYTFTDSLIASKFFDEVYNMPKKRMFVVVSNTSYTSLKKQFNKDCIFLRSYYEHRNDGLPKFSDDVSKKLFQHGTVTFANIQLAVYMGFKNIYLLGVDHNFGISKKKDGRIEINNDLIGNDHFDKNYYSTVEHKKEIPVNVYEMTEAYVSAKKYCDLSGVRIFNATRGGKLEVFPRVNFDDLFNSNGVFIGTTKTDKKDNSINDVVNI; the protein is encoded by the coding sequence ATGATTAATGTAGTAAAAAAATCAACCAGTAAAATACTATCCTCAATGGTATGGACATTTAGAAGAAGGATTAAACCAGCCTATATAAATATAAGGGTTGGAATATTGTCAAGAAATGTTAAAAGTTTAAAAGGTACTCATAGTGGTGAAAGCTGTTTTATTATTGGGAACGGTCCAAGTTTAACTGTTCAAGATTTAAATAGGATAAAAAATCAGGTGTCTTTTTCAAGTAATAGAATTAATTTGCTCATTAATCAAACTGATTGGAAACCTTATTATTATACTTTCACCGACTCATTAATCGCTAGCAAATTTTTTGATGAGGTATATAACATGCCAAAGAAAAGGATGTTCGTAGTAGTTTCTAATACAAGTTATACTTCTTTAAAAAAGCAATTTAATAAGGATTGTATCTTTTTAAGGTCGTATTATGAACATAGAAATGATGGGTTACCAAAATTTAGTGATGATGTATCAAAAAAACTATTTCAACATGGAACAGTAACCTTTGCCAATATCCAACTTGCAGTTTATATGGGATTTAAAAATATATATTTATTAGGTGTGGATCACAATTTTGGGATTAGTAAGAAAAAAGATGGGAGAATTGAAATTAATAATGACCTAATAGGTAATGACCACTTCGATAAAAATTACTATAGTACGGTAGAACACAAAAAAGAAATTCCAGTAAATGTATATGAAATGACCGAAGCATATGTGTCTGCAAAGAAGTATTGCGATTTAAGTGGAGTAAGGATTTTTAATGCTACCAGAGGTGGAAAACTTGAAGTTTTCCCACGGGTGAATTTTGATGATTTATTTAATAGTAATGGTGTATTTATTGGTACCACGAAAACGGATAAAAAAGACAATTCTATTAATGATGTAGTTAATATTTAG
- a CDS encoding N-acetylneuraminate synthase family protein, producing MSNPYIQIGNRKIGLDFKPFVIAELGINHEGSLDIAKKMVDAAYKAGAEVIKHQTHIVEDEMSKDAKNVIPGNTNVSIYEVMERCALNEEDEIALREYVESLGMLFISTPFSRAAADRLERMGVLAYKIGSGECNNYPLIEHIASFGKPMIVSTGMNDIRSIKKTVEILEGKGVQYALLHCTNLYPTPPHLVRLGGMQELQECFPQAVIGLSDHTINNNAAYAATALGASILERHFTDSKDRPGPDILCSMDPNDLNELIGVSSEIAEMRGGRKEAALEEKITIDFAFATVVTTKSLKKGEVLTKENIWVKRPGTGEIKAEHYHSIIGKRIMRDIDNDEHLLWEDIEDKALINK from the coding sequence TTGAGTAATCCATATATTCAGATAGGCAATAGGAAAATTGGCTTAGATTTTAAACCATTTGTAATTGCAGAATTAGGAATAAATCATGAAGGTAGTTTAGATATTGCCAAAAAAATGGTTGATGCAGCTTATAAAGCTGGAGCGGAAGTTATAAAACATCAGACTCATATTGTAGAAGACGAGATGAGTAAGGATGCAAAAAATGTAATACCAGGAAATACTAATGTGTCAATTTACGAAGTTATGGAAAGGTGTGCACTCAATGAAGAGGATGAAATAGCATTAAGGGAATATGTTGAATCATTAGGAATGCTCTTTATTAGTACACCATTCTCACGAGCTGCTGCTGATAGACTTGAAAGAATGGGAGTTTTAGCATATAAAATCGGTTCTGGTGAATGTAACAACTATCCCTTAATTGAACACATTGCTTCATTTGGTAAGCCTATGATTGTTTCTACAGGTATGAATGATATTAGAAGCATAAAGAAAACTGTTGAGATATTAGAGGGAAAAGGTGTGCAATATGCCTTATTGCATTGTACAAATTTATATCCTACACCACCACATCTAGTAAGACTAGGTGGAATGCAGGAATTACAAGAGTGTTTTCCACAAGCTGTTATTGGACTTTCAGATCATACTATTAACAATAATGCAGCCTATGCAGCAACTGCTTTAGGTGCATCCATACTTGAAAGGCATTTTACTGATTCTAAAGATAGACCAGGACCAGATATTTTGTGTTCGATGGACCCAAATGATTTAAATGAATTAATCGGTGTAAGTTCGGAGATTGCTGAAATGAGGGGAGGGAGAAAAGAAGCAGCACTAGAAGAGAAAATAACTATTGACTTTGCGTTTGCAACGGTTGTTACTACTAAGAGTCTAAAGAAGGGTGAAGTATTAACGAAAGAAAATATCTGGGTTAAAAGACCAGGAACTGGAGAGATAAAAGCGGAACATTATCATTCAATTATCGGAAAAAGAATTA